In the Loxodonta africana isolate mLoxAfr1 chromosome 1, mLoxAfr1.hap2, whole genome shotgun sequence genome, one interval contains:
- the LOC135231206 gene encoding butyrophilin subfamily 1 member A1-like, with the protein MEGGSSRPLLCCFTSLLLLLQLHMWGSAEEFLVIGPTDPIVAVLGGDTTLPCFLFPAMSAENMELRWFRSKFSEAVFIYQNQQEQKEEQMPQYAGRVLLVKDFLTQGQAAVRIDKVQVSDDGLYTCFFKKGGSYEEATLVVKVAGVGSAPQVHIEGPEEDGVRVVCMASGWFLKPQVQWKDLTGEKFLAFSEAHAQDADGLFHVEASLVVRDSSVGNVTCSILNPILGQEKTKAIFIPEPFFPQASPWKPAFAMSLTVLGLLILGAGYFLKKEHSAKVQAQQEQENLRLHKEEDRLTKQEALKAAGAVEAQMDWRKKVYQAAWRKAQLYADWRKEQFQICSVTLNPRSAHPNLSISQEKTSVTWKDICEKQNDDRCSVLGLKGITSGRCYWEVETSYEDKSEWAVGVCREDVDRNDWFRECPDKGFWVVGWFEEGYCARTTPQTWLSLRQAPCRMGIFLDYDGGDISFYNMTDGSHIFSFSEASFSGTLFPYFMFKSGDISLTICSMVGGPKGLPVPFNKAPSTLNEPVSPSGEGLSSASGGDGVLPGPESPLLPHGSKAVPP; encoded by the exons ATGGAGGGTGGCTCCAGTCGACCTTTGCTCTGCTGTTTCACCTCCCTGCTGCTCCTCCTTCAGCTCCACATGTGGGGGTCTGCAG AAGAGTTCCTGGTGATTGGTCCCACGGACCCCATTGTGGCAGTGTTGGGCGGGGACACCACGCTGCCCTGCTTCCTGTTCCCGGCCATGAGTGCAGAGAACATGGAGCTGCGGTGGTTCCGTTCCAAGTTCTCAGAAGCAGTGTTCATCTACCAGAACCAGCAGGAGCAGAAGGAGGAGCAGATGCCACAATATGCAGGACGGGTCTTGCTGGTGAAGGACTTCCTCACCCAGGGGCAGGCTGCTGTGCGCATCGACAAGGTCCAGGTTTCTGATGATGGGTTGTACACCTGCTTCTTCAAAAAGGGAGGCTCCTATGAAGAGGCTACGTTGGTGGTGAAGGTGGCAG GTGTGGGCTCTGCCCCTCAAGTGCACATTGAAGGGCCGGAGGAAGATGGGGTCCGTGTGGTCTGTATGGCCTCTGGATGGTTTCTGAAGCCCCAGGTTCAGTGGAAAGACCTTACTGGAGAGAAGTTTCTAGCTTTCTCTGAGGCCCATGCCCAAGACGCTGATGGGCTGTTCCATGTGGAGGCCTCGCTGGTGGTGAGAGACAGCTCTGTGGGGAACGTGACCTGCTCCATCCTCAACCCCATCCTGGGCCAGGAGAAGACGAAGGCTATTTTCATTCCAG AGCCCTTCTTCCCTCAGGCTTCTCCCTGGAAGCCGGCTTTTGCCATGAGCCTGACTGTCCTGGGGCTTCTCATCCTTGGGGCTGGCTATTTTCTCAAGAAGGAGCACTCAGCAAAGGTACAGGCCCAGCAGGAACAGGAGAATCTTCGGCTGCATAAGGAGGAGGACAGGCTGACAAAACAGGAGGCACTGAAG GCAGCTGGAGCCGTGGAGGCTCAGATGG ACTGGAGGAAGAAGGTTTACCAGGCTG CCTGGAGAAAGGCCCAGCTGTATGCAG ATTGGCGGAAAGAGCAGTTCCAGATCT GCTCTGTCACTCTGAACCCACGTTCTGCCCATCCCAACCTGTCCAtctctcaggaaaagacaagtgTGACCTGGAAGGACATCTGTGAGAAGCAGAATGATGACAGATGCAGTGTATTGGGTCTCAAGGGCATCACTTCAGGGCGATGTTACTGGGAGGTGGAGACCAGCTATGAAGATAAAAGCGAATGGGCTGTGGGTGTCTGTAGGGAAGATGTCGACAGGAACGACTGGTTCAGAGAGTGCCCAGACAAGGGGTTCTGGGTTGTGGGATGGTTTGAAGAGGGATATTGTGCCCGTACTACTCCTCAGACATGGCTAAGCCTTAGGCAGGCTCCCTGCAGGATGGGGATTTTCCTAGACTATGATGGCGGGGATATCTCTTTCTACAACATGACTGATGGGTCCCACATTTTCTCCTTCTCTGAGGCTTCCTTCTCTGGGACCCTCTTTCCATATTTCATGTTTAAGTCAGGAGACATATCCCTGACTATCTGCTCCATGGTCGGTGGGCCCAAGGGGCTCCCTGTGCCCTTTAACAAAGCTCCTTCTACTTTGAATGAGCCAGTGAGCCCTTCAGGGGAGGGGTTGAGCTCTGCCTCTGGTGGGGATGGTGTTCTCCCAGGGCCTGAATCTCCATTACTTCCCCATGGCTCCAAGGCTGTGCCTCCATAG